The Humulus lupulus chromosome 3, drHumLupu1.1, whole genome shotgun sequence genome window below encodes:
- the LOC133823164 gene encoding uncharacterized protein LOC133823164 isoform X2, protein MAIFQNHSLLLPLLLLVPFMVSSQTCRRTCGKLPLKFPFGGGPGCGDPRFQQYVTCNTIDDHGQEQLTLTTHTGSYQVTAIDYVNEVLYISDPSMSTCSCINTQPSKGFGLDSDAPFSFHDDTVFALLDCSLSSSPIYHSDGANGSDHYGVPLCDNHGTVPICSFLYSCRAISTINLPISTCCVYTPVDLGPAYDMDLEKLKCTSYSGFYSFNGRQSDPDSWKYGMALKYKFSVYNEYPRTCAECEKSYGVCGHTGPYNSFICNCASGINSTSDCYFGQNYNFGSRLLPWKTVLLVWLLVWVL, encoded by the exons atGGCAATCTTTCAGAACCATTCTCTCCTCCTCCCTCTCCTTCTCCTTGTTCCTTTCATGGTCTCATCCCAAACCTGCCGCCGAACCTGCGGCAAACTCCCTCTGAAGTTCCCCTTCGGCGGCGGCCCCGGTTGCGGTGACCCCCGCTTCCAACAATACGTGACGTGCAACACCATAGACGATCATGGCCAAGAGCAACTCACCTTGACAACTCACACCGGTTCTTACCAAGTCACAGCCATAGACTACGTCAACGAAGTCCTCTACATCTCAGACCCTTCCATGTCCACATGCTCGTGCATCAACACTCAACCCTCCAAAGGCTTTGGCCTCGATTCGGATGCCCCTTTCTCTTTCCACGACGATACAGTCTTCGCTTTACTTGACTGTTCTCTTTCCTCGTCACCAATTTACCACTCTGATGGAGCCAACGGCTCTGATCATTACGGAGTCCCACTATGTGATAATCATGGAACAGTCCCCATATGCAGCTTCTTGTACTCTTGTAGAGCTATTAGTACTATCAACCTCCCTATCTCCACGTGTTGTGTTTATACGCCGGTTGATCTCGGACCGGCGTATGACATGGATTTGGAGAAGCTGAAGTGCACTTCTTACTCTGGCTTTTACAGCTTTAACGGAAGACAATCTGACCCGGATAGTTGGAAGTATGGGATGGCTTTGAAATATAAGTTTAGTGTTTATAATGAGTATCCTAGAACTTGTGCCGAGTGTGAAAAGAGTTACGGAGTGTGTGGCCACACTGGACCTTATAACTCATTCATATGTAACTGTGCTTCAGGGATTAATTCTACTTCTGATTGTTATTTTGGACAGAACTATAACTTTGGTTCAAGACTTCTCCCATGGAAGACAG TACTGTTGGTGTGGCTATTAGTTTGGGTCTTGTAG
- the LOC133823164 gene encoding uncharacterized protein LOC133823164 isoform X1: protein MAIFQNHSLLLPLLLLVPFMVSSQTCRRTCGKLPLKFPFGGGPGCGDPRFQQYVTCNTIDDHGQEQLTLTTHTGSYQVTAIDYVNEVLYISDPSMSTCSCINTQPSKGFGLDSDAPFSFHDDTVFALLDCSLSSSPIYHSDGANGSDHYGVPLCDNHGTVPICSFLYSCRAISTINLPISTCCVYTPVDLGPAYDMDLEKLKCTSYSGFYSFNGRQSDPDSWKYGMALKYKFSVYNEYPRTCAECEKSYGVCGHTGPYNSFICNCASGINSTSDCYFGQNYNFGSRLLPWKTGAVLLVWLLVWVL, encoded by the exons atGGCAATCTTTCAGAACCATTCTCTCCTCCTCCCTCTCCTTCTCCTTGTTCCTTTCATGGTCTCATCCCAAACCTGCCGCCGAACCTGCGGCAAACTCCCTCTGAAGTTCCCCTTCGGCGGCGGCCCCGGTTGCGGTGACCCCCGCTTCCAACAATACGTGACGTGCAACACCATAGACGATCATGGCCAAGAGCAACTCACCTTGACAACTCACACCGGTTCTTACCAAGTCACAGCCATAGACTACGTCAACGAAGTCCTCTACATCTCAGACCCTTCCATGTCCACATGCTCGTGCATCAACACTCAACCCTCCAAAGGCTTTGGCCTCGATTCGGATGCCCCTTTCTCTTTCCACGACGATACAGTCTTCGCTTTACTTGACTGTTCTCTTTCCTCGTCACCAATTTACCACTCTGATGGAGCCAACGGCTCTGATCATTACGGAGTCCCACTATGTGATAATCATGGAACAGTCCCCATATGCAGCTTCTTGTACTCTTGTAGAGCTATTAGTACTATCAACCTCCCTATCTCCACGTGTTGTGTTTATACGCCGGTTGATCTCGGACCGGCGTATGACATGGATTTGGAGAAGCTGAAGTGCACTTCTTACTCTGGCTTTTACAGCTTTAACGGAAGACAATCTGACCCGGATAGTTGGAAGTATGGGATGGCTTTGAAATATAAGTTTAGTGTTTATAATGAGTATCCTAGAACTTGTGCCGAGTGTGAAAAGAGTTACGGAGTGTGTGGCCACACTGGACCTTATAACTCATTCATATGTAACTGTGCTTCAGGGATTAATTCTACTTCTGATTGTTATTTTGGACAGAACTATAACTTTGGTTCAAGACTTCTCCCATGGAAGACAG GAGCAGTACTGTTGGTGTGGCTATTAGTTTGGGTCTTGTAG